ATGTCATCCACAAATACCTCCATCATTTTTGCAATTTGGTTTTTGAACATTCTATtaaccaacctttgataggtcGCACCTGCATTCAGCAGCCCAAATGGCATCCCAATATAACAGTAGAGACCCATATCTATTATAAAGGAGGTATGTTCTTTATTCGGTTTAAACATAGGAATCTGATTGTAACCGGAATATTTATCCATGAAGCTGAGCAAAGCAGGTCTAGCTGTAGCATCAACCAGTTGATCTATTTGAGACAAAGGGAAGCTGTCCTTGGGACACGCCTTGTTAAGATCCGTAAAATCCACACAGGTACGCCATTTTCCATTTGGTTTTTTCACCAACACAGGATTAGCAAGCCATTTCGGGTAGTGAGATTCCCTAACCAAACCTGCCTTTAATAACATGTCTACTTCCTCCTTCAAAGTCACAGCTCTCTCCCCACTAATAACTCTCCTCTTTTATCTTATAATCTTCTTTTCTGGATCAATGTTGAGATGATGACATATAATCATTGGGTCTATCCCTACCATGTCTGAATGGCACCATGCAAAAACATCGAGTTTTGCTTTTAAGAATTTCTCTAGAGCTTCCTTCACCTTTTCCACTAGTTGTTGTCCAACTTTCAGTTCCTTCATGGGGTCAGCTTCATCCATCAATATGGAAACTATTCATCCAGCATCTCATGTTGTTTCCTTAACCTCAGGCATCCTCGGGTCCAAATCAATTTCCATAGGGACCTCCTTATCTTTCATATTGAGTGGTTTAGGCATGTCGTTGAGGCACTCAAAGTCACTATCATTAACTTCTTCAACAACACCCATCAAAAGGTCACCATCTCCTGAGATTTCTGTTGGAGGTGCTTCCAGCATAAGGACCTCGCCATGGGTGTCTACCCCCAAAAAACGGACAACATCAGCATAAGGAGCTTCTCCCGAATGTTGGATAATCATAATAGCATCGCATGAGGACCTCCCACTTTTCTTCCCTACCTTCCTAGTATCACCTGTTGGTGGTTCCACTTGTTTGTAACAGCTGTCTAGGCTAGGTCCTCCATCTTCCAATAGCACGTGCTTGTACGTTTGCTCAGTTGTTCGCAAAGCTTGGACATAGCATGCCCTAGATTCTCCTTAATTCCATCTAACACAACCAATTCCCCTTGGAGTAGGGAATTTCAGAGAGGTGATATATGGAGATTATCACCCTCATGTCTTTCAACAGGGGCCTACCTAATATGGCATTGTAGGATATTTCTTCGTTGACCAACATGAACTCTTCCACCTGGGTTGCTGACAAAGGTTCGTCTCCCAATGTTACTGGTAGCTTCACCCTTCCTATAACACACATTAGGCCTCCAGTAAAGTCGAACAACTCATTATACGCAGGTGACATTTCTTTATCGAGAAGACCCATTTTCTGGTAAGTAGCATAAGAGAGTATGTTATAGGAGCTCCCGTTATCTACTAGTACCTTGTGTACATTCAAACCGCCAATGAATATAGTTACCACCAAAGCATTATTGTGTGGGTGATGCACATGCCTCGCGTCCGCTTCAGTGAAAGTGATATCATCTGCCTCTCCTCCAAAGTTCCTTGGAGGTCTTCCATTCAAATTATGAACCTCAAAATAGCCGGTCTCGAGCTTCTCTTGCATACCTCTTCATCGAATTTCGGGATGAACCTCCGTTGTAAGGGCCCCCAATGATTGTGTTAATGCTTCTTTCCCTGGTGGTATGTTCAGGCTCTTTCTCAGCCTCCTTCTTGGCCTTATCGTCCTTGTACTTTCTAGCTTCTTGAGCCACAAACTCTGTTAAGTAACCATTTCGTATCAGGTCTTCGATGTGGTCCTTTAGGTGGTGACAATCAGTCGTGTCATGGCCATTTGCATCATGGAAGGCACAATATTTCCCTTCATCTCTCTTGCTTGGTGGCCCGGACCTGTACAGCTTCTTGAAGATGCTTGCCTTGTCTCCTATCTCAAAAATATGACTGATCGGAGCTTTCAAAGGTGTATATTCTGTATACCTGGCTCGCTGCCTTTGCTGTGGATAGACATATCCTAATCCTTTCCTGTTTGAGGTTGTGTTTACAGTGATGGGAGTGGTTTTATTATCTCGCGGAACCTCTTTATTCGAACCTCCACCAAAGGTAGGTCGTTTACCAAATCCTCTATCCCTGGGGCTAATAGACCCGGCCCTTTTATTCTTGTTCCACGTTCCATTGCCTCCAAAAGAATTCCTCTTAAGGTTTGCCAATGACTCCTCCACCACCTTGTGTGATTCTGCCTTGTTGTAGAAATCACTGAGGGTTTTGGGTTCCTCACGCTGAAGCTCCTTCCAGAATTCAGTACCTGGCCTCACCCCAGCTATCAGGAAGTTCTTGTAAGTTTCATCCGAAGCTTTCCTTACCTTTGATACTTCAGCATTGAATCGCCTAAAATATTCTCTCAATGATTCATCCTCATGCTGCTTAATGTTGGCCAAGGTGTTTGTAGGTGGGGCATAGGCGACTGAAGCCTGAAACTGGGTCACAAATACCTGACACATCTGGTCCCAAGAGCGAATAGAGTTTGCTGACAGCCTTTTGAACCATTGATGAGCATTCTCCTTCAGCGTAGCAGCTAGTAACCTGCATTTGGTTAAGTCCCTAACCTGATAAACTTCCATCTTTTTATTGAATCGACTGAGGTATTCCACTGGATCAGAAGCTCCATCAAACTTCAAGTCTCCTACTCCTCTGTATGACCATGGAAGGGGCGAGAAACTAATATTCTTGGTAAAGGGAAAAGCCACATCCAGCTTCAAAGTGCCCATCTTTTATGCTTTCATCTTTTCCAAAGCTTTACGGAGGTCCTTAAACCTATAAGTGCCTCCCACACCATCAGACAGATGCTCGTCACTTTTCTTTTCTACACTGGAACCTCCGCTAGTATTATGTGCAGAGCTTTGAGTGAAACTAAAACCTCCATCTCCTTCTGCTACAGGTGCTTCAGGTGCGGATTTACTCTTTCCTGCCTTCACCTGAGAGGGTTGTTTCTCCTTCTTTTTTCCCTTTGAACCTTTGGATTCAACCTTCTGCATCCACCTTGTCTGCCACTTTTTCCTTCTTTTTATCAAGCTTCAGCCTAAGGTCCTTATTGGCCAACTTATTCCCCACACGGTCAAAGACGCTCACGATGTGCGTAGCTGAGGGTTCAGCCTCCTCTTCGAGCTTCTTCTTAGGATCCCAATCCGAATTTTCCTGGTTAATGTCCACATCAGATAACATAGGCGTATCCGGTTCAGCATCATGTTCCTCCTTTCCATCTTCGAAGTCCAGTTGAATGGGATTAACGTCCTTTTTTCCCCACGATTTTATCCTTCTTCATCTGTCTGCACAACCTCGTGGACTTCTTTTCCAAGGAATTGATCCTATTGCTCATTTTTTGTAGGTGATTCAGGATATTCTTGTTGGTAACTTCTTCACCGAGATCGCCATTGTTTCCATTTTGACCCCTTTCTCGGTGTTCGTTCCTTGTCAGAATTGTCTGACATCTTTCTCTCTCAAAAAAGATATTGGAgtcccctccttctagcgccaaaaaTGTTATGGGAGAAACCTGATTATAACACCCCGAATTAATCGTGCCTGATTAATTAAATTAACCTTGGTTTTCGGATGAAATGAAGCTATGTTAGCTGCTGAGTAGAGGTTCAACATCTAAGAAAATGTTATTTTTGTATATGAAATTCGAACTGAGTTAACAAAGAACCAGGTACAAATGGTCGAGAAATGGCTTCTCGAATCCTACAAAAAATACTCGGAGAATAATCAAAATGGTTACACGTGCAAATGTGCAAAAAGTGAATTATCAAACCCCTTTGCCAATTACCTATATACCCTATATATAGAGATCAAGTTCAATGTAGTTCTCTAGGGTTATACTCCATTTCTTGGCCAATAATCCACCCTTTTGATAAGCCAAACCAGTTACCAGAGTTAATCCAACTGTTTCCAAAAGTGGTGCAGTGTTCAGGTGCGGTTGGACATCTAGAATCATATTTTTATCCATCACCAATACATGATTCCCATGTATTTATGTGTTTATCGTTTAATTATTCATGTTTATCACGTTTTATATTGATAATATCGCATTAAAAGTCCATCTCGTGTAGATAGAAATTGTTCTCCTTTATTATATGAGGTACAATCTTAGTAGGACAATGAGTCTGCCTTCAGAGGTACACTGTTCCAGCCAACCGAGGTATGCACATGCTCCTGCATCAGCACCTCACCATCCTTTTCACCTATCCAGGTGCTTCCATCACCTCACCAGCCTATAAGGACCTATTCCTGATATTTCTCAACATCTGGTATGATCATATAAACCTGTCAATGGCCACCTGAAGCTCCTGATTGGCAGTTGTTGGTTCCAAAGCTCTGTCCCTCGGTGCACATACCTTCTAAACTATAATTCTCTAAACCAAGAATATCGTCAAATCTTTCATTTCTTCATACAATCAAGCCCAAACCTTTTATGGGCCTTAAATCTAGCTCATGCAAGATTTTGGGCATAACATTaataattttgattttaaaatccTAGTTTTAGTTTATTGTATTTAAATGATGATATTTGATTCAGTGAACTATATAAATTTATTCCGTCTTAAATATATGTAAAATCGTGAGTTATTTCATCCCAAAATATATGAGTTGTTTAAATTTGTAACTTTCTATTCACTATTCTTATAAATAAGCGAAATAATTTTTAAGTGATATGTCAATACTAAATTTGATTTTACCTATATTTTGATTTCATTCCTATTTTATCTTTTAGTTAAATAATAAAACAGTTGGAATTGTGTTATAATGGAAATTCAATATTATAAAATTAAGCTATTTGTACAACTCAATAAcgttttaataaaataatagtaataatagtacaatttcatttttttaataaaaatattgatcatagattaaataataatattaatgtaatttttgtttataatataataatataaattataatgtcATAGTTTTGTTGTTCCTCGATTGATGCACGTGTTATCATGTAGTTTAACAAATAtagtttatttttgtttttatgAGTGAGACTGAGACTGCTTATATCATACTCTGCATATACTAGTACTAGATTAATTTTCGGGCCGATTCCCgattatattataattattttttaaaaaatcattctGAAATAGCTTTATttgaattatatatattaatataatatttttaatacatGATAATGAGAGtagaataaaattataaacacataaactcaaaaaataatattattttaactacaaaaatgattatcaattttttattaaatatttaaatataataataaatatttgtgtaaataaaattaattttgaatgaGATAAAATTAGTGAAAAAAATGAAACcgttaaaaattattaatttaaaaatataaacatCATGAAAAAAGGAAATGAGAATTAGGTAAGAGAAAAATGAGAAATGGATAAGATAGAGAATCAATGGAGGTAATATATGAAAAAGATAGGTTGAAAGTAAATTAAATGAGGAGCCGATTGTTAGTGGAAGATGACATCAGCTAAATTTGATGAGAGGTAATATATGAAAGAGATAGGTTGAAAGTAAATTAAACTAAGGAGCGCATTGTTAGTGCAAGATGACATCGCTAAATTTGATGACAGTTTGACACATAGATGGACGATGTCTTTTAAAAAAGAGTTTGGCACATAAGATATGATGACGTCACGTATACTTTGTTTTAGTATAATTTATGTGGTATTTATTCGGTAAGTTTGATTGGTTGGTTTGTTAATTTTTTAATTTGTATAATTTTAATAAAGTAATTTTTAACCACATAGAATAATTGAATATTAATAAATGTATTATATAAATATGTATTTATTATAATTGTATATCAACTTCATTATTTTTTGGacatttataaaatatataatgaTTGACATTATATATAATAAGCGTAGGACGCTTTTTATCCAAATTTTGATTTTGTACGACCGAAACAATCTCAAATGTTAATATGATACAAATAAAAAAATAGAtgattaaaattatatttttaataagtATATTATTAATACAATCATAAATAGAAAATAATTACatttttcaaatattattcaaacACAATACAATATTTTATACAATCTTAGATAGAATATGATCAATATCTTAATCCATAAAATATAATTAGAgatttaatcaattataaatataaaaagatTATATTATTATACTATTATTCAATATCAAAATAAATACATTAATGATACAACAGTAGATAGAATATGATTATATATTCTATTATATAAAATATGATTCAATATCTTAATACATAGAATATGAATAAAGATTTAAccaattataaatataaaataaattatattattcTAATACTATTCAAACAATAAAATAAATACATTAAATTAATGATACAAAAGCAGATAAAGATTAAATATTctattataattaattattaataaattccACGTATGTATATTTCTCATTATATGCATATCtattataaaaatattacaaaaaattataaaaaataataatttttttaattttaaaaaatacaaaaaatttaaaaactgTGCAAGCTATAAACTAGTACTCCCTCTATCCCTAAGAACGTTTCCttttgtgttggacacgtttgtcaattcacacttttgattgttaatatctttaattttgtattagtattaaatataaaaaatttattgtattaaagtactcataaatatgaattcaataaaatcactcatgactatgtttgatcttatagattaaACGTAAATTAGTAATTTACCGCTTAATATGAACTGTATAAAAAATCAAAATAGGAAAAATATTTGGGACGGAAGGAGTAATATGAATTGAGATTGAAGAAATATATATGTAACAAAGTATATAAACAATAAACCCCGTTATTTTCGTTtgatttttgaagaaaaactcTGGTCATTTCGTGACATATTCTTTGCTTGCCATACCTGTCCAATCACCGACAGCCTTTACCTTTTCTCTGCACTGCTGCCTATAAATTAAGCTTTACTCACATGGCTCTAATTAGTTAATTACCTCCCTAATTATATTTTCAATCTCCATTTATTATGTTACTCCCTCCGTCTCAATGGATTGATTATATTATTTTTTGATACGTTTTTCAATACTCGTTTAAagtataattttatatatttttttaatttttttcttaataaaagttttatatttaaattcttattcaaaaaaaaatttaaaaaaaatattacaaaactatattttacaaAAATTTCGTATTTTTCGAAATACGTGTAAATAATGTACGTAAACTTCTAACCTGGGCGCACGGAGTACTTTACTTTATCTTTAAAAATATCTCCGACTAAGATTACTACTAGTTTAACTTTttaattaaattcaaaataaaatagaATTAGTTATTAGACATATCAGAAACAATAAAAACATATTAATAgtagagtaaagttctatggagtccacctttaattggagtcctcggagtccatatatgttctgcaagtaaaatatagcttaaaatattgcaaaacatattatttttcgacaaacatcactattctttcaaaaatcttgtagattgcatacattttacaagcagaacattgcaaaaatatatattctacaaaacatgtttagtttgcagaacataaatgttcatgttgcagaacatattgcagaacatacatattgtaccgtaaatatatgagatttgtatgattttgttgaagttatgctatttgtgtaacatgttttgcaaaataacacgttttacaatatattttatttgcagaacgtagatggactccgaggactccgataaaaaggtggactccatagaactcaccCCTCCTACTTCATATAATCCATTGTGGTTTAACAAATTAAATAATAAAAGACATAAGTTTTAAATTTATGACGGTGAGAGGGTCCTTGATATAAAAACGAGTGAAATAACTCTATTTGTTGATAGTGCGTAGGCATGGGCCCGGTAACTTGTTCAATTCCACCGTACATTTAACACTCCTACATCTTTCGAGATCCTCAATTCAGTCACCGACACTTCCTATCACATTCCATTCTTTTACGGTCATTGTAATGCGAATTTTAATTAATTTACAAGTATAATTGTTTTTTAATTAATTTCTTCTTCTTACTAGTTGGATACTCCTGCATAAAAAAAATATGTCAATTATGTTGGAATATAATCTGAAACTTATATTTTGCAattgttttgttttatttaattaaataaaagtTAATGTGTGTTGGGATTTAATTTTAATACACGCTTGAATAATGTAAGTTGTTCTTTGTAAATAACAGGTAGAATAGGTCTTTAGGTGTTATAATATTTTCAGGTCGGTAGTAGTGGAAACGTGCTAGAGTAGGACGGTTGCTATTTTCATGTACTCGCATCTATAGGCTTTGTTCTATTTAAGTCATATGTAATCTATCAATTTTATTAAATGTGAAATGCAGTTCTTTTCATATATAAAATACTCAAAAAGCTTATGTACTTTATGTTCAGTTTTAACACTTGATATTATGAGTGTTGTTTAGTCTATGTTATACACAAATAATATGCTTATACACATTCTTGTTTTAATTTAGTCTTTATACTTGGTATCAGAGCGGGTGAGATTGCTCCACGACCGGAGATGTTGAAGCCAGTGCTTGTGGAGGCAGTCCTTCTGGTGGTGACAGTGTTCTGGGACGCTGCCGTATTTATCCGGAGATTTTATCGACGGAGAAGCCTGTTAATGTGGATGGTTCATTGTTTGGGTTGTATGTTCGAATTAATGGTGCCAATCCTCGATATGGCGTTCCTCCAGGATTAATTGATATGATGCCTTGTGGGAGTCCAAAAGGGAAAGATACTTCAATTGAAAGGATGGTGGTAAAACTACATGTGTAGTATGGGATGCATGTGTAGTACGGGATTGTCGAGAAATATAAGTCGTGCCATATGGGCAAACAAGAAACGTGTCAGACGTGAAAATAAGAAATGCCATACAGGCAAAGAAGCAAAGTGCTAGACGGGCAAATCATAGCCACACGAGCTCAATTGAATAGCCATGCGGGCTCAGATTATTAGTCATACGGGCTAAGTTAAATAGTCATACGGGATCAGTCGAATAAGCCATACAGGCATGAAGGATTGCATCATGACAAGTTTGAGATTACGGTGGTGATTGTTGGAATATAATCTGAAACTTATGTTTTGAAATTGTATTGTTTTATTTAGTTAAATAAACGTTAATGTGTATTGGGACTTAATTTTAATACACGCTTGAATGATGTAAGTTGTTCCTTATAAATAGCAGTTAGAATAGGTCTTTAGACGTTAGAGTATTTTTAGGAAGTTATGGGATGTAATCAGTAGCAGTGGAAACGTGTTAGGAGTGAGTAGGATAGTTGCTATTTTCATGCAGTCACCTCTCTGGATTTTATTCTATTTAAGTCATATGTAATCTATCAATTTTATTAAATGCGAAGTGCAGTTCTTTTAATATATAAAACACTCAAACAACTTTTGTACTTCACGTTCAGTTTTAACACTTGATATTATGAGTGTTGTTTAGCCTATGTTATACATACGTAATATGCTTATACACATTCCTGTTTTAGTTTAGTTTCTACAAATTAAAATGTTTACATTTATTATATCTCTAGTGTACCCATGGGTACATGTTAAAAAAACTGATGGTAATATTTCGCTTTAATTCTTGTCGGGAATCGTCCCCAATTTGTCATGAACTTTTCCAGAATAtataatgaattttggaaaatgatattgttacaattaaatatatatatatatatatgactaattaagttatatataaatatatatatgtatatatacattaATTAGGTTCAATTGTATTACGAGTAGGTATCTGTTTTAATAAATTTCGGGGGTCAACTAAAATCGAATCAAGAATCTGATAATTATTAATCACTTGAAGTATCTTCACAGTCTTATGTAACTTATATTGCCTCAATCTCATATTATATGTCATATTTTGACTaattaatggttaatttattcaaattttgACCGTAAATTATACTTagtatattattaaataaatatcaaaacCTTCTTTcatttgaaaatatattttattttctttaaaatgtacttttcaatttataaaaataatgtaTAAATTTTTCTTAATTGTCGGTCAAAATATGATCAACTAGACTCTATATATTAGTTAAAAAGTGGTATATAATATGAGATGGAATAAATATTTGTAAATTGTTACTTAGCTTGTTTGACTTTTTGTAATTTAATTAGTCGAAATTTGattatatattacatatatatatcGTTGAAAAGTATTATAAAACTATATTGTTGGAATTTGGACAAATCCAGTTTATTTCTAGTATATTTTTCAGATTTTCTAAATATaagaaaataatatataaattgcAGTAAAAATATAATCAGTTCAACTatataaaaaatcaaaataagttaaaTACCATGGGAAGTTGGCGTAATCACTTTTATGCAACAAATGCTTCTTAATTAATGCGCTTATAATTGTGCTACTTTCTGGTTGTTTATTCTCCTTAATCACCCAATTAGTGGAAAGTAAGATTGATGGAATATGATTAACGTATGACTTTCTTTCCACCAACATTTCAAGATTTTAAACGCCCAATTCTCCAAAAGTAGCCATTTTGTAGTTTTGGTTGGAATAATGAAGTGTCACAATTAACATTAATTTAACTACCTAATAATGCAACTAATAAAATATTGTGGACCTCCACTTACAAGTTACAACCCAAAATCTGAGTTCATCATTCCTTCATGATAGTAGTAAATTTAACCACCCCTAATAAATATTTACAATTCATCCAAAATTCAAATTACATTTTTGTAACACTTGAAATTACTTAACTCCATACTCCCACGAGGTAAAGAAGTATATTTACAATTTTGACCTCCATAAAATTCACACAACCCACAAAAGTTACAAAGTAAAATGTATACTCCACCTAGTAACATATCGTATAGTATATATGGTTTCGAGAGAGTAAAGTCTGCGTACATCTTCTCGAACATTTCTCGCTTAATGATCTTTGTAGAATGATTTTGAAGAGTGTGACTTTGATTTGGAAGAAGAGTAAGAACTAGGACAAAATTCATGTGAATTAACCACTTTGTTTTTTACCACAAAATGTCCTAACAAATCAACAGTCTCAACCAAATTTTCCTTGCACAAAAACTCCTCACTACACACTTTTTCAACTTGCCTATCCATTTCATGCACGAACACATGTGTTTTACCACAGCCACCTTTTTTACTCCTAGCCAAAACTCCGGCGGTAAAAATCGCCGACATTCTCCCCGGAGCCACCGGAAAAAACCCTCGTGGACCGTCCACTAAAATTACGTCCCAGCCCATTTCGTAAATGTGGTTTGGAAGATCGTTTATTGCTAGTTTGCAGTCGGAGAATAGTAGATTTTGAACTGGTCTACAGTCTTTTTTGATTTGGTCTTTAGTGTAGTCGAGAAGATCGTAGAGCTCGTTCACTTTTGTTGTGAAAACGACGTCGTAGGCTTCGATGTAAGGGTGTTTTTCTTCGAGTTTGCCGACGAAGTAAGCGCTTTCGTCGACGAAGATGGTGCGGCCGTTTGTGTTTAGTGATTTCCAGAGGAGGGTTTCGTGGGTGAGGCCGAATATGAGGAAGTTGCATGGGGAGGGGCAGGTTTTGAGGACATTGGAGATGGTGGTAAGTTCTTGAAGTGTCATTGAGGAGTTTGTTTTGGTGGTTGTGTAGTGAAGGAGAGCGTCGAGGATAGGGGGTGGGAGGGAGGTTGGGGTGGTGGGGGAAGGTGGGGTGGTGAGGATGGATTTGGAAGTGAGAATTGTGAGGGTTAAGATGAATGTGAGGAGAGAGATGAAGGAGAGATAGCATTTACGGTGGTGGATTGTGGTGGGGGAGCCTGGTTGTTTTGGGAAGGATGGGTGGAAGAGGATTAGCTTTGTGCTGCTAGTCTtcattgagagagagagagaaatgggagagagagagagaggtgggagagagatggaagagatgggagagagagagagagagatgggagagatatgggagagggagggagagagggagaggaCTGGGGGAAGAGAGATGAGGGAGAGAtgggggagagagagggagagagagatggGTTTGGAATATTGTAAGAATAAAAATGTTGGGAGAGAGGTATATATGGGAGAGGAGAATAGGAAATGTGTAATGAGATGGTGTGAAAGAGTGTGAGAGGGAAGCCGGGAGGGGACAGTGATCATGAGAGGTGTAAATGTACTATGTGGTTCGAATTGTAAAACTATTAAATGGGGAACATTATCTTTTTCACGTGTTGTTGCAGTTcttttttgaattttgaaatgCAGTAGCTTGATCCTGCAGAACTCTACAAGTTCTCAAACTTTTTATCTGAGTGTTTTTGGGTTGTGCCCCGGGATTTTCGAAAACAAAACCAGCCGGTTTGATAGATACTATTTGATAATTTGGCGTTGATAAATTCTGGGCGGCAGAAGAACTGTAGTGATTGTCATGGTTATGTTACTCAAATTCTTCATTAAAGTTTCTAGTATGTGTGTCCCGCACTTTATAATTAAACACGCATAATCAGACTTGAACATTTATTTTAAGATAAAAATATACTCTCTCAATCTCTCCCATTTATTTTTTAGTTGTTTGcatttcaaaaaatttcaaaaatagtaaattttttataatttttaaaataatcacaTCCACTATTTTTCTACACAATACCGactttataaatataaattaatcaGTCATACTTTATTTTGCCTAAACAAATACTACTGTTAGGACCTAGGATGACCTCCTGTCAAGATATCATGAGATCTGGTCAACTTGATTCTGGGCAGAAacaaataaatccaaattatcGAAAGAAATTAAAACACCTAGATTTAAATATAGAAAGAAGACAATACACGAAAGCATCCTTTCTTTAAGTTTTAGGGAACTTCATTTCACCATTTATCTATTTTAGTTCGTTTcctaaatttaatataaaaattggATCCTAATAATTTAAGAGATCAATATCTATTCTCATCTTCAAGAACATTCCTTATATTGATTACTTATATaat
This sequence is a window from Apium graveolens cultivar Ventura chromosome 9, ASM990537v1, whole genome shotgun sequence. Protein-coding genes within it:
- the LOC141687016 gene encoding protein IRX15-LIKE-like; this translates as MKTSSTKLILFHPSFPKQPGSPTTIHHRKCYLSFISLLTFILTLTILTSKSILTTPPSPTTPTSLPPPILDALLHYTTTKTNSSMTLQELTTISNVLKTCPSPCNFLIFGLTHETLLWKSLNTNGRTIFVDESAYFVGKLEEKHPYIEAYDVVFTTKVNELYDLLDYTKDQIKKDCRPVQNLLFSDCKLAINDLPNHIYEMGWDVILVDGPRGFFPVAPGRMSAIFTAGVLARSKKGGCGKTHVFVHEMDRQVEKVCSEEFLCKENLVETVDLLGHFVVKNKVVNSHEFCPSSYSSSKSKSHSSKSFYKDH
- the LOC141684906 gene encoding uncharacterized protein LOC141684906 — encoded protein: MGTLKLDVAFPFTKNISFSPLPWSYRGVGDLKFDGASDPVEYLSRFNKKMEVYQVRDLTKCRLLAATLKENAHQWFKRLSANSIRSWDQMCQVFVTQFQASVAYAPPTNTLANIKQHEDESLREYFRRFNAEVSKVRKASDETYKNFLIAGVRPGTEFWKELQREEPKTLSDFYNKAESHKVVEESLANLKRNSFGGNGTWNKNKRAGSISPRDRGFGKRPTFGGGSNKEVPRDNKTTPITVNTTSNRKGLGYVYPQQRQRARYTEYTPLKAPISHIFEIGDKASIFKKLYRSGPPSKRDEGKYCAFHDANGHDTTDCHHLKDHIEDLIRNGYLTEFVAQEARKYKDDKAKKEAEKEPEHTTRERSINTIIGGPYNGGSSRNSMKRPPRNFGGEADDITFTEADARHVHHPHNNALVVTIFIGGLNVHKVLVDNGSSYNILSYATYQKMGLLDKEMSPAYNELFDFTGGLMCVIGRVKLPVTLGDEPLSATQVEEFMLVNEEISYNAILGESRACYVQALRTTEQTYKHVLLEDGGPSLDSCYKQVEPPTGDTRKVGKKSGRSSCDAIMIIQHSGEAPYADVVRFLGVDTHGEVLMLEAPPTEISGDGDLLMGVVEEVNDSDFECLNDMPKPLNMKDKEVPMEIDLDPRMPEVKETT